The Roseibium sp. Sym1 nucleotide sequence ACCTCCTGTTCCTTCTTCAGGGCCAGGATCTTCAAAGGATTGTCAGGGTCATGACTTGCTGCAAGCGCACGATAGAACGCGACACGGCCTTCATCCTGGAGCGAATCTTCCCGCCCGAGCGAAGCGAACCGGTCCGCACGCTGTCTCAAAAGCATGCCCAGGTTGGCGAGGCGCTCCGCGGGTTCCTTGACTTCCACGAGATTGACGCCGGCCTGCTGAAGCTTGCGAAACTTGGTCCGCGCCTCCTTGTAGACGGATTTGCCAAATCGCGTTTCGATCGTCGCCAGATCCTCGGCTTCAAAAACCAGTATCCCGCCGGCTTCAACCGTGCTCGCCAGGTGAAAGAGCGGGTTGTCCACTTCGCCAATCAGGGGGCCAATTTTTTGAACATCGACAAGATCAGCGGTGCCGAGGGCCGCCACGAGCGCGTCACACAGACGCTTCGCCAAATGCGGACGAGCTGCCAGTTCACGGCTCAGGACAGGGCCATTTTGATCCGCGAGCCCGAGGTCGGGCATAGTCAGCACGCTTACCGGCCCTCTCTGATACGCAATGACAGGCAGCAGTGCGCCAAGTTCATGTGTGTCCGGCATGGAAGCCGAAAGGATCCAGGACCGTGCGCCGGCCGCAGGAGCGACATGACGTTGAAATGCATCGACAAACCCGGGTGACTGAAACGGCGTATGCAACGCTCCTCCCGGCAGACTGCTCCAGAGCGCCTTGAGACTGTCCAGCGACGGCTGTTCGTGCCTGGTGACGCGGATGGCCCCATCTTCACGCCCCCCTTCACAAGAACCTGACGTCACAGCCGCCTTGCCTGACGAATCCGCAATCATGTCCTCAGTCCGTTTTTGCCGATCGCAATCTGCAGCAACTCCTGCGCTGTCCTGTGCGCTTCCCTCGCCCGCAGGAACAGGCGCCCGCGGGAATTGAGCGGCATCAGAAGGCGGCGGGTTTCCTGCGGCTGGCCGCCAAATCTCTGTTTGTAGTCCTGCTGGCCGGTTCCGAAACTGAACCACCTGACGCCATTTTCCGATGCCCACTCGATCGCCTTGGCGAAGAGCACCATGCCCGGGGAATACCCGTGCCACCTGGCATCGCCTATGGAGACAAGCACCGCGGTGGCCTGGAGATCGTTCTTCAACAGGACCAGGGTGGCCACGATTTCATCACCGCGCTCGAGCGCCAGAACCGTGAAGGGACATTCAGATGTTTCCAGGGCAGCAAGGCACTCGTAGAAATTCAGCCTCTCCTGTCGCGTCAGGCTGTCCTCGCGGCCCAGCTGGCTGAACCGGTCGTTGCGCTGTTCCGCCAGGGTTCTGAAAAGTGCTAGCCGCTCCGCGGGTGTTGCGGCCTCGACCAGACGAACCCCTTCTTCCGTCAGCCTGCGGAACTTGGACCTGGCTTTCTTGTAGATCGATTTCCTGCGCCAGGCGCTGGTGTCGCCCCCTGCTGCAAGTTCCAGCCGAAGCGTGTTGCTTTCGGAGATCGTGTCCGGTTGCGAAAACAACGGATTGTTCCGCTCTCCGATGTGGGAATGCAGTTTGGGCATGTCGACCAGGTCGACGCCGTCGAGACCTGCCAGATAGGCTCCGACGGCTTCGGCAAGAGGGGTCGGGGGCGCAGGCATTCCGGCGGCAAGAACAGGGGCGTTCTGGTCGGCAAGGCCGAAATCCGCCAGCCCGACGACCCGCAACGGCCCGCGCCTGTATCTCACCAGCGGCAGCAGCATGAACGGCGCGTCACAGCCTTCCCGGTCGCTGAAACTGATAACGGACAAATCCGTTTCCCCCGGATTGCACTGCGTGTCCTGAAAGGCAAAGAGGAATTCCGGTGTCTGGAAAGGCGTCGATACGCTCTTCCCGCGCAGCGATTCCCACAGGCCGCGCATTTCCCGAAGCGTGGGCGCCTCAAGCGCACGGAAAAAAATGGAAGACCGGGGGTCTTTGTCCAAAGACAACCGCTGCTCTGACCCGAGCCAAACCATCGAACACCATTCCACTGACAAATCCTACAGGGGTATACACCCATTAAGTGCAGTATCCCCTGATTCAAATTCGCATGGTAGTGTTAAAAAATCTGTTGCGCATGGCAAAGAAAGGCGTACCGGCTCCCCTTGTGGCGGTCAGCCTTCCGCCCCGAAGGCTGCCCGTTCGTCGCGTTCGCGTTGCACCTGCTGGCGCTTAGTCACGATGGAGGCCGCGATGACGCCGACGGTCACCAGGCCTACCAGGATGGTGCAGACCGCATTGATTTCCGGCGTGACCCCGAGGCGCACCTGGGAATAGATCTTCATCGGCAGCGTCGTCGCCCCCGGACCGGTGGTGAAACTGGCAATCACAAGGTCGTCGAGCGACAGGGTGAAGGCCAGCATCCAGCCCGCGATCACGCCGGGCAGGATGATCGGCAGGGTGATCAGGAAGAAGGTCTTCACCGGCGGACAGCCGAGATCCTCGGCCGCCTCCTCGATGGACTTGTCGAAGCCGACCAGCCGCGACTGGACGACCACCGCCACGTAACACATGGCAAAGGTGGTGTGCGCCAGCATCACCGTCCAGAAGCCGCGGGCCGTGTCCATGGCCACGAACAGAAGCAGCAGCGACAGGCCGAGAATGACTTCCGGCATCACCAGCGGCGCGAAAATCATGCCGGAGAACAGCGAGCGTCCGACAAAGCGCCCCGACCGCACCAGCACCAGAGCCGCGATCGTGCCGAAGACCGTCGCGATCGTTGCCGAGGCGAAGGCCACGCGCAGCGTGACCCAGGCGGCGTCGAGCAACTGGTCGTTCTCAAGGAGCGAGGCGTACCACTTGGTGGAGAACCCGCCCCACACGGTCACCAGGCGGCTTTCATTGAAGGAATAGATCACCAGCAGCACGATCGGCAGGTAGAGGAACGAGAACCCCAGGACCAGCGAGGTGATGTTGAACCAGGTCGGGCCGCGCGTCATCCGTTCTTCTCCGACATTTTCTGCTGCTGGTTCTGGAAGAGCACGATCGGGATCACCAGGATCATGAGAAGGATCACGGCCACCGCAGAGGACACCGGCCAGTCGCGGTTGTTGAAGAACTCGCTCCAGAGTGTCTTGCCGATCATCAGCGTGTCCGATCCGCCGAGCAGGTCCGGAATGACGAACTCGCCGACCGCCGGAATGAAGACCAGGAAACAGCCGGCGATGACACCGGGCAGCGACAGCGGCAGGGTGATTTTCCAGAACGCCTTCCAGGGCGGGCAGCCCAGATCCTCGGCCGCCTCCAGCAGACTGCCGTCGAGCCGTTCAAGGCTGGCGTAAAGCGGCAGCACCAGGAACGGCAGGTAGGAATAGACGATGCCGATATAGACGGCGATGTTGGTGTTCAGGATGGTCAGCGGCTCGCTGATGAGGCCGAGCGAGAGCAGCAGCTGGTTGAGGAGCCCCTCGTTCTTCAGGATGCCGATCCAGGCATAGACGCGGATCAGGAAGCTTGTCCAGAAAGGCAGGATCACCAGCATCAGGAGGGTCGGGCGCAGCGACTGCGGGCTGCGGGCCATGCCATAGGCAATCGGGTAGCCGATCAGCAGGGTCAGGAATGTCGAGATGGCGGCGATGATCACCGAGGAAAGGTAGGACTTCCAGTAGAGATCATCCTGGGTCAGCCAGAGATAGTTCTCGGCCGAGAACTCCGAAACGCCATCCCGGAAAGCCTGCCAGCCCTCGCCCGGATCGAAGGTCGGCGTATAGGGCGGAATGGCGATCGCTACCTGCGACAGGGAAATCTTGAAGACGATCAGGAACGGCGCCAGGAAGAACACCAGCAGCCACAGGTACGGGACCGCGATCAGCAGCCAGCCGCCAAGCGTTCGTTTGGGCGGGGATACGACGTGTTCTTCGGCCATGTCCCCTCCTAGCCCGTCAGGATGACGCCGGCGTCGCGGTCGAAGGACAGCACCACCTCGTCATCCCAGGTGATCGGGTTCTCGACCATGCGCGAAACATTGGCAAAGGTGGCGCGCAGCGTGTCGTGGTCGCCTTCACCGACCTTGGCATGGATGATGGAGACGTCGCCGAGATAAGCAATGTCCCAGACCACGCCGTCGATCCGGTTGGGCACACCCTTTTCCCGCCGGCCCTGGGCGATCCGGACCTTTTCCGGCCGGATCGCATACCAGACCCGCTCGCCGACACCGACATCGGTGACCTGATCGCTGTCGATGGAGAAATTGTCGGCAACGGAGCGCAGCTTCGTGCCGGCGTCCGATTTTTCGGTGACCGTCGCCTCGATGAGGTTGATGTCGCCGATGAAGTCGGCAACGAATTTCGAGTTCGGCGCCTCGTAGATTTCGCCGGGCGTCGCCACCTGGACCAGCTCGCCCTTGTCCATCACCGCGATCCGGTCGGCGACCGTCATGGCCTCTTCCTGGTCGTGGGTCACGATCAGGAAGGTCATCTTGAGCTCTTGCTGAAGGTTCATCAGTTCGAACTGGGTTTCCTCGCGCAGCTTGCGGTCAAGCGCACCGAGCGGTTCGTCGAGCAAAAGAACCTTGGGCCGCTTGGCGAGCGAGCGTGCCAGCGCAACGCGCTGGCGCTGCCCGCCCGAAAGCTGGTGCGGCTTGCGCTTGGCAAACTGTTCCAGCTTGGTCAGGCGCAGCATTTCCGCGACCCGGTCGGCGATCTCCGAGGCCGGCATCCTGTCCTGCTGCAAACCGAAGGCGATGTTCTTTTCCACGCTCATATGCGGGAACAGCGCGTAGGACTGGAACATCATGTTGGACGGGCGGCGATAGGGCGGAATGCCGGCGAGATCCTGACCGTCCAGGAAGATCTGTCCGGAGGTCGGCGTCTCGAAGCCGGCGAGCATGCGCATCAGGGTGGTCTTGCCGCAGCCGGACCCGCCGAGCAGCGCGAAGAACTCGCGTTCGTAGATTTTCAGGGACAGGTTCCTGACCGCAGTGAAATCACCGAATTTCTTGGTGACATTGCGGAACTCGATGAAGGGCACCTGGCCGGGATCCTCCCAGGGCATGAATTCCTTGCGCACCGGTCCGATCGATTTCTTCGCCAAAACAATCCCCCACCCCTAAGAGATTCATCCAAAGCAGAAACGCCGGGTCCGTCACGGACCCGGCGCTTCCAAGCTTACTGACCGCTCTTCACACCGGTCCAGGTGCGCGTCACGATGCGCTGGACCTTCGGCGGATACGGGGTGGTCGTGTAGAGATTGGCGACCGTTTCCTCGTCCGGATAGATCGCCGCATCGCCGATGACATCCTCATTGAGGAATTCCTGGGACGCCTTGTTGCCGTTGGCGTAGTAGACGTAGTTGGACGCCTTGGCCATGACTTCCGGACGCATGATGTAGTTGAGGAACTCATGCGCTTCTTCCATGTGCGGCGCGTCGGCCGGGATCGCCATCTGGTCGAACCACATCTGGGCACCTTCCTTCGGAATGGTGTATTCCACCGTCACGCCGTTGTCGGCTTCCGCGGCACGGTCGCGCGCCTGGAGCACGTCGCCGGACCAGCCGATGGCCACGCAGATGTCGCCGTTGGCAAGGGCGTTGATGTATTCCGAGGAGTGGAATTTCTGGATGCTCGGACGGATCGTCTTGAGCAGCTCACCCGCCTTCTCGATTTCCGCCGGGTCCTTGCTGTCCGGGTCGAAGCCGGAATATTTCAGGGCCGCCGGGATCATTTCGGCCGGCGCGTCGAGCATGTGAACGCCGCACTCGGCCAGCTTTTCGATGTTCTCCGGCTTGAAGATCAGGTCCCAGCTGTTGACAGGTGCATCCTCGCCGAGCACTTCCTTCACCTTCTCGACATTATAGCCGATGCCGGTGGTGCCCCACATGTAGTTGATCGAGTGGGCGTTGTCCGGATCGTATTTTTCGACCCGTGCCTCGATGTCCTTCCACATGTTGTCGAGGTTGGTCAGCTTGGACTTGTCCAGCGGCGCGAACACGCCGGCCTGGATCTGCCGCGCCAGGAACGTGCCGGTCGGCACGACGACATCGTAGCCGGTACCGCCGGCCAGAAGCTTGGTTTCCAGCACCTCGTTGCTGTCGAAGACGTCATAGACGACCTTGATGCCGGTTTCCTTGGTGAAGTCTTCCAGGATGGATTCGTCGATATAGTCCGACCAGTTGTAGACATTGACGACCCGGTCCTGGGCAAGTGCCGCGCCGCTCATCAGGCTGAGAACGGCGACACCGGTCAACATGGATTTAAACGTCATTTGAGAACTCCCCTCAGAGTTTGTTTCGCAGCCCCTTTTTGGGCCTAGTCCCTGATTACAAATGGACATTCGCGCTGTTGTGCGTCTTGTCTGTCCCGCAGATTGGCTATGGTGCCGAACTTTGTCCAGCATCGATTTTGGGCGCCTCCAGATCACAAATAGGTCTGGCGTTCCAGGGACGAAATCTCGCGCCCAAATTCGTTCAGTTCCTCCCGCTTGATCTCCGTCAGAACCTTGTGCATCTCCTTGCCGACGGCCTGTTTCATCAGCTTCGATGCCTCGAAGGCGTCGATGGCCTCGTCCATCCACGGCGTCAGCCGTTTCTTGCGCTTTTCATAGGCATTGCCCGTGACCGGCGCCGGAGGATCCTTTTTCTGCTTCAGCCCTTCCATCATGCCGGCCAGGATGCCGGTGAGCACCAGATACGGATTGGCATCCGCCCCGGCGATGCGGTGTTCCACCCGTGCGGCATCCGGACTGGAGGCCGGCACGCGGAGCGCCACCGACCGGTTGTCATAGCCCCAGCAGATCGAGGCCGGCGCATAAGACCCCGGCTGCATGCGGCGGAATCCGTTGAAGGTCGAGATGAACAGGAGCAGCGCCTCGGGCATGGTCTTCAGGAGACCGTTGATGGCATATCCCAGCCGCTCGGGGCCCTTTTCAGGATCCGCGAACAGGTTGCCGTTCCCGTCTTCCATGGAGACATGGACATGCATGCCGTTGCCCGGCCATTCCACGAAGGGCTTGGCCATGAAGGAGGCCTTCAGCTCGTGCTTGCGGGCAACACCGGCCACGAGGCGGCGCAGCAGGACGACGTCATCGGCGGCCAGCAGCGGATTGTTGCGGTGGTGCAGGTTCAGTTCGAACTGGCCGGGGGCGGCTTCGGAAACGGCGGCATCCGCCGGAATGCCCTGGGCCTCGCAGGCCTTGCGCAGGTCGTCGACGACGGGCAGCAGGGCCTCCAGGTCGGACAGGGCATACATGTTCTGGCGCGCCGGGCCGAGATGGGTGGAAAACAGCGGCTTGGGCTGCTCGGTCCAGTCGCCGTCGCTTTCCTCGAAGAGGTAGAATTCCAGCTCGAAGGCGCAGGTGGCGGTAACGCCGTACTCGTCCTTCAGGCGCGCCACCATGTTTTCCAGCACGTGGCGCGGATCGGCCAGGAATGGTGCGCCGTCGCGGTCATACATGGACAAGAGCACCTGGGCTGTCTTGCGGTCCGTCCACGGCACCAGCTTCAGGGATTCGGGGATCGGCCAGCAGACGCCATCCTTGTCGCCGGTCTCCAGATGCATGCCGGTCGCCTCGACCTCGCGGCCCCAGACATCCAGTCCGTACAGGGAATAGGGAAAGGCGACGCCACCCTCGAACACCTTGGGCAGGGCCTTGCCCGGCAGCCACTTGCCGCGCAGGACGCCGTTGGTGTCCGGCAGGATCACTTCCAGCGTGTCCAGGTCCGGGTGGGCGGCCATGAAGGCATCGAAATCAACCTCCCAGCCGGCCTCGGCCGGGTGTTCCAGGATCTGGTGGGGTAATTCGTTCATTTTGGTTTTTTACTCGCCCCTGCGACTGCCGATCATGCCCTTCACGCTGTAGCGAACCGGGCATAAGCTTTTGTTTGCGTCCTTTCCAAAAATGTGATCACTTTCCAGAAACACTGTCAAGCGGGATCACGAAATTCGATCTCCCGACACAGAAGGAGGACATTCTTTCTTGCCCGTCCTGCGCTCCGCATTGCAATCCGGCCCGGCCAAGGTTGACGCGGCCCCCGCCTCCTCCCGGGGAGCAACCCGCGAACAGGTCGACAACGCGGTTCGCTCCGGCCTGTTGACCGGGCGCTTCATTCCCGGAAAAGCCGTCACGATCAGGGGGCTTGCCGCCGAACTCGGCGTCAGCCCCATGCCCGTGCGCGAAGTGCTGCAACGGCTGGCCGCGGAAAACGCGCTCGAGGTCAAGCCGAATGGCCGCGTCCAGGTGCCCGACATGACGCCGGCGCGCTTCGACGAGGTCATGAAGGCACGGTTGCTGCTGGAGCCGGAACTTGCCGCGCTGGCCTTGCCGCACCTGACCGCAAAGGACGCGGCGGATCTCAAGGCGATCGACGACGACATCGACGCCCGCCTGACCGACGGCGACGCGGAAGCCTATATGCGGCTGAACCACGCCTTTCATTTCCGCATTTACAGGGCCTCCGGCTCGAAGGTCCTGCTGCCGTTGATCGACAGTCTGTGGCTGCAATTCGCGCCCTTCATGCGCACCGTCTACGGCCGCGTCGGCACGGCGAGCCTGGTCGACCAGCACAAGGAAGCCATCAGGGCGATCGAGCAGTCCGACACCACCACGCTGCGCGCCGCGATCTCCGCCGACATCACCGATGGCATGGGTCTTCTTGGCAAGGAAATCCTCGCCGACGCATGAGGCTGTTGATCCCATGCGCAAGCCGTGCCATTTTGTGATCACAAATTGATTTTCCAGTTTCGCGGCATGCCCGGTTCCCGCAAGAGGCAACCAGCCCCCGCCAACCCTTTGGAGCTACTCGTGACTTCCGAAACGCCAGCCAGTGACGGCGCCACCCCGATCGACAGCCTGCGCGGCGTGCCGAACGAAGAGGCCGCGAAGGACTGGCTCAACGCGCGCAACATCCAGGAC carries:
- a CDS encoding GNAT family N-acetyltransferase gives rise to the protein MIADSSGKAAVTSGSCEGGREDGAIRVTRHEQPSLDSLKALWSSLPGGALHTPFQSPGFVDAFQRHVAPAAGARSWILSASMPDTHELGALLPVIAYQRGPVSVLTMPDLGLADQNGPVLSRELAARPHLAKRLCDALVAALGTADLVDVQKIGPLIGEVDNPLFHLASTVEAGGILVFEAEDLATIETRFGKSVYKEARTKFRKLQQAGVNLVEVKEPAERLANLGMLLRQRADRFASLGREDSLQDEGRVAFYRALAASHDPDNPLKILALKKEQEVVATVALMAHGDIANGVLVSMGDPSWRRLSPGTVLLVQSILWARDRGIRSFSFGTGLQAYKQRFGAVQRPCRRLLLPTSLKGNAFVKALRAKQAARAILETIQKTGQAPRAS
- a CDS encoding GNAT family N-acetyltransferase, producing MSVISFSDREGCDAPFMLLPLVRYRRGPLRVVGLADFGLADQNAPVLAAGMPAPPTPLAEAVGAYLAGLDGVDLVDMPKLHSHIGERNNPLFSQPDTISESNTLRLELAAGGDTSAWRRKSIYKKARSKFRRLTEEGVRLVEAATPAERLALFRTLAEQRNDRFSQLGREDSLTRQERLNFYECLAALETSECPFTVLALERGDEIVATLVLLKNDLQATAVLVSIGDARWHGYSPGMVLFAKAIEWASENGVRWFSFGTGQQDYKQRFGGQPQETRRLLMPLNSRGRLFLRAREAHRTAQELLQIAIGKNGLRT
- a CDS encoding ABC transporter permease, which codes for MTRGPTWFNITSLVLGFSFLYLPIVLLVIYSFNESRLVTVWGGFSTKWYASLLENDQLLDAAWVTLRVAFASATIATVFGTIAALVLVRSGRFVGRSLFSGMIFAPLVMPEVILGLSLLLLFVAMDTARGFWTVMLAHTTFAMCYVAVVVQSRLVGFDKSIEEAAEDLGCPPVKTFFLITLPIILPGVIAGWMLAFTLSLDDLVIASFTTGPGATTLPMKIYSQVRLGVTPEINAVCTILVGLVTVGVIAASIVTKRQQVQRERDERAAFGAEG
- a CDS encoding ABC transporter permease subunit, encoding MAEEHVVSPPKRTLGGWLLIAVPYLWLLVFFLAPFLIVFKISLSQVAIAIPPYTPTFDPGEGWQAFRDGVSEFSAENYLWLTQDDLYWKSYLSSVIIAAISTFLTLLIGYPIAYGMARSPQSLRPTLLMLVILPFWTSFLIRVYAWIGILKNEGLLNQLLLSLGLISEPLTILNTNIAVYIGIVYSYLPFLVLPLYASLERLDGSLLEAAEDLGCPPWKAFWKITLPLSLPGVIAGCFLVFIPAVGEFVIPDLLGGSDTLMIGKTLWSEFFNNRDWPVSSAVAVILLMILVIPIVLFQNQQQKMSEKNG
- a CDS encoding ABC transporter ATP-binding protein gives rise to the protein MPWEDPGQVPFIEFRNVTKKFGDFTAVRNLSLKIYEREFFALLGGSGCGKTTLMRMLAGFETPTSGQIFLDGQDLAGIPPYRRPSNMMFQSYALFPHMSVEKNIAFGLQQDRMPASEIADRVAEMLRLTKLEQFAKRKPHQLSGGQRQRVALARSLAKRPKVLLLDEPLGALDRKLREETQFELMNLQQELKMTFLIVTHDQEEAMTVADRIAVMDKGELVQVATPGEIYEAPNSKFVADFIGDINLIEATVTEKSDAGTKLRSVADNFSIDSDQVTDVGVGERVWYAIRPEKVRIAQGRREKGVPNRIDGVVWDIAYLGDVSIIHAKVGEGDHDTLRATFANVSRMVENPITWDDEVVLSFDRDAGVILTG
- a CDS encoding polyamine ABC transporter substrate-binding protein → MTFKSMLTGVAVLSLMSGAALAQDRVVNVYNWSDYIDESILEDFTKETGIKVVYDVFDSNEVLETKLLAGGTGYDVVVPTGTFLARQIQAGVFAPLDKSKLTNLDNMWKDIEARVEKYDPDNAHSINYMWGTTGIGYNVEKVKEVLGEDAPVNSWDLIFKPENIEKLAECGVHMLDAPAEMIPAALKYSGFDPDSKDPAEIEKAGELLKTIRPSIQKFHSSEYINALANGDICVAIGWSGDVLQARDRAAEADNGVTVEYTIPKEGAQMWFDQMAIPADAPHMEEAHEFLNYIMRPEVMAKASNYVYYANGNKASQEFLNEDVIGDAAIYPDEETVANLYTTTPYPPKVQRIVTRTWTGVKSGQ
- a CDS encoding glutamine synthetase family protein is translated as MNELPHQILEHPAEAGWEVDFDAFMAAHPDLDTLEVILPDTNGVLRGKWLPGKALPKVFEGGVAFPYSLYGLDVWGREVEATGMHLETGDKDGVCWPIPESLKLVPWTDRKTAQVLLSMYDRDGAPFLADPRHVLENMVARLKDEYGVTATCAFELEFYLFEESDGDWTEQPKPLFSTHLGPARQNMYALSDLEALLPVVDDLRKACEAQGIPADAAVSEAAPGQFELNLHHRNNPLLAADDVVLLRRLVAGVARKHELKASFMAKPFVEWPGNGMHVHVSMEDGNGNLFADPEKGPERLGYAINGLLKTMPEALLLFISTFNGFRRMQPGSYAPASICWGYDNRSVALRVPASSPDAARVEHRIAGADANPYLVLTGILAGMMEGLKQKKDPPAPVTGNAYEKRKKRLTPWMDEAIDAFEASKLMKQAVGKEMHKVLTEIKREELNEFGREISSLERQTYL
- a CDS encoding GntR family transcriptional regulator, with translation MPVLRSALQSGPAKVDAAPASSRGATREQVDNAVRSGLLTGRFIPGKAVTIRGLAAELGVSPMPVREVLQRLAAENALEVKPNGRVQVPDMTPARFDEVMKARLLLEPELAALALPHLTAKDAADLKAIDDDIDARLTDGDAEAYMRLNHAFHFRIYRASGSKVLLPLIDSLWLQFAPFMRTVYGRVGTASLVDQHKEAIRAIEQSDTTTLRAAISADITDGMGLLGKEILADA